The Gammaproteobacteria bacterium genome has a segment encoding these proteins:
- a CDS encoding cytochrome c family protein: MKTSLIFKQTLRTLLCTIAIFTTPAWASVPPPPVNQNIGIPDGVLNDMTFQTCLGCHGDPVNAPAPVNIGYLPDRHHLRVDTPIEEYSASPFPEASPSGDHKCITCHKVDWVEDSSRPLGGYFKFALDPTEPIFRDCLTCHEQKPGIASVHHLTPKAQDALCPLCHGSLIDFPYGDHYIPDYDISFITPWPGDNYDSSSPSNQFDPPVASYNDRRKGNCEHCHFSGTDQVTGLVIPTNRETHHGTGVGQPDSGSVHGCDLCHDTTPPNHTIRGCEKCHGVSSLHNIEFDRNGDGITPGKEEPFWGHIGSPANCRGCHGNFAGASTEAILQSDQGLSSGANIVPTITHMGMGKRSHRSRNLSSASLSTRQLQQAPQQSTDSRTLSFTGSGFTSKIASPDGTIEIIAKLVLTNKTGETFEYEPSKSTPTTLEYILPENLESGSYDVHLAKKSIISPIANLVIRPDLIVSDISCDSGEVVINGSGFISYLNAESSGTNITNSKTSEECSIESWEDHKIIANCGTGSVENIKINSIFGDTLANAACEGSSTGRPDWWSLWSWFASWGWAGR, translated from the coding sequence ATGAAAACATCATTAATATTTAAGCAGACACTACGAACCCTTCTATGTACGATTGCTATATTTACTACACCTGCTTGGGCTAGTGTTCCCCCACCGCCAGTCAACCAAAATATAGGCATTCCCGATGGAGTGCTGAATGATATGACATTTCAGACCTGCCTGGGTTGTCATGGTGATCCTGTCAATGCACCTGCTCCGGTTAATATTGGTTACTTACCTGACCGGCACCACCTGCGAGTTGATACGCCTATTGAGGAATATTCCGCATCACCTTTTCCAGAAGCCTCTCCAAGTGGTGATCATAAATGCATTACTTGCCATAAAGTTGACTGGGTCGAAGACTCATCAAGACCTCTAGGCGGTTACTTTAAATTTGCATTAGACCCTACAGAACCAATATTTCGTGACTGTCTGACCTGCCATGAGCAAAAACCTGGCATTGCCTCGGTACATCATTTAACACCAAAAGCACAAGATGCCCTGTGCCCACTGTGCCATGGCAGTTTGATTGATTTTCCTTATGGTGACCACTATATCCCAGACTATGACATCTCATTTATAACACCATGGCCAGGAGATAATTACGATAGCAGCAGTCCATCCAATCAATTTGATCCACCTGTTGCCAGTTATAATGACCGCCGTAAAGGCAACTGCGAACATTGCCATTTTTCGGGCACAGATCAAGTCACGGGTCTAGTCATACCTACAAACCGCGAAACCCACCATGGTACCGGTGTCGGACAACCCGATAGCGGTTCAGTGCATGGTTGTGATCTATGTCATGATACAACCCCCCCCAACCACACCATTCGTGGCTGTGAAAAGTGCCATGGTGTCAGCTCATTACATAACATCGAGTTTGACCGTAACGGTGACGGCATCACTCCTGGTAAAGAGGAGCCTTTTTGGGGGCATATCGGCAGCCCTGCCAACTGCCGAGGTTGCCATGGAAACTTTGCAGGGGCGAGCACTGAAGCCATCTTGCAAAGTGACCAAGGCTTATCATCTGGCGCTAATATTGTACCTACTATTACCCATATGGGAATGGGGAAGCGCTCTCATAGAAGCAGAAATCTCTCCAGCGCGTCACTCAGTACGCGACAGTTACAACAAGCACCTCAGCAATCAACAGATTCAAGAACGCTTTCATTCACTGGATCTGGATTTACCAGCAAAATAGCAAGCCCTGACGGCACTATTGAGATCATAGCTAAACTGGTGTTAACCAATAAAACTGGTGAAACTTTTGAGTATGAACCATCAAAATCAACACCGACCACGCTTGAATATATCTTGCCAGAAAATTTAGAGTCAGGTAGTTACGATGTACATCTCGCTAAAAAATCTATTATTAGCCCTATTGCTAATTTAGTGATCAGGCCTGACCTCATAGTCAGTGACATTAGCTGTGACAGCGGTGAAGTTGTTATCAATGGCAGTGGTTTCATTAGCTACCTGAATGCAGAAAGTTCAGGCACTAACATCACAAATTCAAAAACATCTGAAGAGTGTAGTATTGAATCTTGGGAGGATCATAAAATTATTGCTAATTGTGGTA
- a CDS encoding peptidyl-prolyl cis-trans isomerase has protein sequence MTTTAYSNSPTIVAKVNGEPIYEKELTESMDLRFNKSRKFGVASIDQQKPEIAYALKMQTLSELINSKVLYQASQSEKFSKKKLAKIKENVDQKLLSLAHTFGSEKSYEKFLATKDSSLKEKRDFFRGTFLVQAYFDKQGLTNPNIPEADIKALYETQKTSFKIPEQVKLSQIFIPVEKGIAPKEKEVIEKKAEEARQLLFDGKSFSNVAEIMTEKTKLEVTGGERGFIKRGTLPKKVDNIAFTIMPNIVSHVIKSNFGYHVLMITDKKPSTFSPYNKVRDFLLKYLENETVSHSVTEHTKMLKEKASIEIFLKE, from the coding sequence ATGACAACCACTGCGTACAGCAACAGCCCGACCATTGTCGCCAAAGTCAACGGCGAACCCATCTATGAAAAAGAGCTCACTGAATCTATGGATTTGCGTTTTAATAAGAGCAGAAAATTTGGAGTCGCATCAATAGATCAACAAAAACCCGAAATTGCATATGCTCTTAAAATGCAAACACTCAGTGAATTAATTAATTCCAAAGTTCTCTACCAAGCGAGTCAATCTGAAAAATTCTCAAAGAAAAAACTAGCTAAAATAAAAGAGAATGTTGATCAAAAGCTGCTCTCTTTAGCGCATACATTTGGCAGCGAAAAATCCTATGAGAAATTTTTAGCCACTAAAGACAGCTCTTTAAAAGAAAAACGTGATTTTTTTAGAGGTACATTTCTTGTGCAAGCCTATTTTGACAAACAAGGTTTGACCAATCCAAATATTCCAGAAGCTGATATAAAAGCACTGTATGAGACACAAAAAACCAGCTTTAAAATTCCAGAGCAAGTAAAACTTAGCCAAATCTTTATACCCGTTGAGAAAGGGATCGCTCCAAAAGAAAAAGAAGTGATAGAAAAAAAGGCTGAAGAAGCACGCCAATTACTCTTTGATGGAAAAAGCTTTTCCAACGTTGCTGAAATAATGACTGAAAAAACAAAATTAGAAGTCACGGGAGGTGAACGTGGTTTTATAAAGCGTGGCACTCTACCTAAAAAAGTGGACAACATTGCATTCACCATTATGCCAAACATCGTAAGCCACGTAATTAAATCAAATTTTGGTTATCACGTTCTAATGATTACAGATAAAAAACCAAGCACCTTCTCTCCTTACAACAAAGTCAGAGACTTTCTTCTAAAATATTTAGAAAATGAGACCGTTAGTCACAGCGTGACTGAACACACAAAAATGCTTAAAGAAAAAGCCAGTATTGAAATTTTTTTAAAAGAATAG
- a CDS encoding hydantoinase B/oxoprolinase family protein, translating into MWQFWVDRGGTFTDIVACLPYGELKTHKLLSENPEQYSDAAIAGIRYFLGIEKDQKIPVEKIKIVKMGTTVATNALLERKGEAVALITNRGFKDALQIGYQNRPDIFALEIHRPEPLYSQSVEISGRLDVNGQEIEALDLPHTQKKLQALFDHGVRSLAIVLLHGYRFNQHEKVVADIAKQIGFSQISVSHQVSPMIKYINRGQTTVVDAYLSPVLRHYVEQVEKELPGVDLQFMQSLGGLTSAHLFQGKDAILSGPAGGIIGAVKVSQQAGYQNIIGFDMGGTSTDVSHFSGEYERTLETEIAGVKMCVPMLSIHTVAAGGGSVVSYEGERLRVGPESAGADPGPASYRRGGPLTVTDCNVLLGRVQPDYFPKVFGAHADLPLDRLCVQEKFQALAEKSGESIEKLALGALEIAVSNMANAIKTISVQRGYDLNDYILTCFGGAGGQHACQVADALFIRKILLHPYAGVLSAFGMGLAEIRERQDRTIERPFSKGMALEEEYLSLETPLQEKLLQQNQIHFQRKRRLQLRYQGSNTALEVGFDGELSSVQALFESSHQQHFGFILKETPLVVASISVELIGTMETIEYCFNKSRDKDKFSAKPLDTVSLYSDGAWQQVPVYQRQNLITKQIIKGPALILEKTGTIVVEPEWQACLTEIGNLELSRPNPVHQEHSEAFDVNYVDPVRLELFNNRFKSIAEQMGVTLANTAHSVNIKERLDFSCALFDAEGQLIANAPHVPVHLGSMGESIRAVIQKVGSQLQAGDVYALNNPYSGGTHLPDITVVTPLFMDQKIRFYVASRGHHADIGGISPGSMPANSRHIDEEGLLLDCVALVKNGQFLEGELQRLFFVARNTEQNLADLRAQIAANQKGIQELRLLCDQSGADVVSSYMSHILDASEKMVRRLLPTLSDGTFCYAMDNGAEVCLKVTINREQETMELDFKGTSARLDNNFNAPASICRAATLYVLRTLIDEDIPLNDGFLRPIILNIPKDSFLNPSYPAAVVAGNVETSQCITDAIYGALNIQAASQGTMNNLTFGNEHYQYYETIGGGTGAGPGYSGVAAIHSHMTNSRLTDPEILELRYPVRLEVFAIRENSGGCGEYSGGGGMIRQIRFLQGMQLSILANRRKVAPYGLGGGQSGRVGQQWIKRENGQSERLPSTCCIEMKSGDIFRIETPGGGGYGEPVKKNG; encoded by the coding sequence ATGTGGCAGTTTTGGGTTGATCGTGGCGGAACCTTTACAGATATTGTGGCCTGTTTGCCCTATGGTGAATTAAAAACTCATAAGCTACTTTCAGAAAATCCTGAGCAATATTCCGATGCTGCGATTGCTGGTATTCGCTATTTTTTAGGTATTGAAAAAGATCAGAAGATTCCTGTTGAAAAAATCAAAATAGTAAAAATGGGCACTACAGTGGCCACTAATGCATTACTGGAGCGCAAAGGTGAAGCGGTTGCGTTGATTACCAATCGTGGTTTTAAAGATGCACTACAGATCGGCTATCAAAATCGCCCTGATATTTTTGCTTTAGAAATCCACCGTCCCGAGCCACTTTATAGCCAGTCGGTGGAAATAAGTGGCCGTCTGGATGTCAATGGGCAAGAGATTGAAGCACTGGATCTGCCCCATACACAGAAAAAACTGCAAGCGCTTTTTGATCATGGGGTTCGTTCATTGGCCATCGTCTTATTGCATGGCTATCGTTTTAATCAGCATGAAAAAGTTGTCGCGGATATTGCAAAACAGATCGGATTTTCACAAATTTCGGTTTCTCATCAAGTCAGCCCGATGATCAAATATATTAATCGTGGGCAAACAACGGTGGTGGATGCTTATTTGAGTCCTGTGTTACGGCATTATGTTGAGCAAGTTGAAAAAGAGTTGCCCGGGGTTGATTTGCAATTTATGCAATCGCTGGGAGGGCTGACTTCTGCGCATCTCTTCCAGGGAAAAGATGCCATTTTATCCGGCCCTGCGGGCGGTATTATTGGCGCGGTGAAAGTTTCGCAACAAGCGGGTTATCAAAACATAATTGGTTTCGATATGGGGGGAACCTCAACGGATGTTTCTCACTTTTCGGGGGAGTATGAGCGCACTCTGGAAACTGAGATTGCCGGTGTGAAAATGTGTGTGCCGATGCTGTCGATTCATACTGTTGCGGCGGGTGGTGGCTCAGTGGTCTCTTATGAAGGTGAGCGCTTGCGCGTGGGGCCAGAATCTGCGGGGGCTGATCCCGGCCCCGCATCCTATCGCCGTGGTGGGCCTTTAACGGTGACCGATTGTAATGTGCTGCTGGGACGGGTTCAGCCCGACTACTTCCCCAAAGTCTTTGGCGCTCATGCAGATTTACCTCTGGATCGACTCTGTGTTCAGGAAAAATTCCAAGCTTTGGCTGAAAAGTCAGGGGAAAGTATTGAAAAACTTGCTTTGGGTGCATTGGAAATTGCGGTTTCCAATATGGCGAATGCGATTAAAACTATTTCTGTGCAGCGGGGTTATGATCTAAACGACTATATTCTCACCTGCTTTGGTGGAGCCGGAGGGCAACATGCTTGTCAGGTGGCTGATGCACTCTTTATTCGTAAAATATTGTTGCACCCTTATGCGGGTGTGTTATCTGCTTTTGGCATGGGTTTGGCTGAAATTCGTGAGCGGCAGGATCGTACCATTGAGCGGCCATTTTCAAAGGGCATGGCCTTGGAAGAAGAATACCTGTCATTGGAAACACCTCTTCAAGAGAAGTTGCTTCAGCAAAATCAAATTCACTTTCAGCGAAAGAGGCGTTTACAACTGCGTTACCAAGGCAGTAATACTGCATTGGAAGTGGGTTTCGATGGCGAACTCTCTTCTGTTCAAGCACTGTTTGAATCGAGCCATCAACAGCACTTTGGCTTTATTTTAAAAGAGACACCATTGGTGGTGGCTAGTATCAGTGTCGAGCTTATTGGAACAATGGAGACGATTGAATATTGTTTCAATAAAAGTAGAGACAAAGACAAATTTTCAGCAAAACCATTGGATACCGTTTCACTCTATTCTGATGGAGCGTGGCAACAAGTGCCGGTCTATCAGCGGCAAAACTTGATCACTAAACAGATCATAAAAGGCCCAGCCCTGATTCTAGAAAAAACAGGTACGATCGTGGTCGAACCTGAGTGGCAGGCCTGTTTGACTGAAATAGGCAATCTTGAGCTCAGTCGGCCAAACCCTGTTCATCAAGAGCACTCAGAGGCTTTTGATGTCAATTATGTTGATCCTGTGCGTTTGGAATTATTTAATAATCGCTTTAAAAGTATTGCGGAGCAGATGGGAGTCACCCTCGCTAATACGGCACACTCCGTTAACATTAAAGAACGGCTAGATTTTTCTTGCGCACTGTTTGATGCAGAAGGCCAGCTCATTGCCAATGCACCCCATGTTCCAGTGCATCTCGGGTCGATGGGTGAGTCGATTCGGGCGGTAATCCAGAAAGTTGGGTCGCAGCTGCAAGCGGGGGATGTTTATGCGCTGAATAACCCTTATTCAGGCGGCACTCATCTGCCCGATATCACCGTTGTCACACCTCTTTTTATGGATCAAAAAATACGATTTTATGTGGCCAGCCGAGGGCATCACGCAGATATCGGCGGCATCAGTCCAGGTTCTATGCCAGCGAATAGCCGTCATATTGATGAAGAAGGTTTGCTGCTTGATTGTGTTGCGTTGGTTAAAAATGGTCAATTTTTAGAGGGTGAGTTGCAGCGTCTGTTTTTTGTTGCACGTAACACAGAGCAAAACCTGGCGGATCTGCGTGCCCAGATTGCTGCAAATCAGAAAGGCATTCAAGAGTTACGGCTGTTATGTGATCAGTCGGGCGCTGATGTGGTCAGCTCTTATATGAGCCATATTCTGGATGCCTCTGAAAAAATGGTACGACGATTGTTGCCAACACTCTCTGACGGTACGTTCTGTTATGCGATGGATAATGGCGCTGAAGTGTGCCTGAAAGTGACAATCAATCGCGAGCAAGAGACGATGGAGCTTGATTTTAAAGGAACGTCTGCACGGCTTGATAATAATTTCAATGCACCGGCTTCGATTTGTCGCGCTGCGACACTTTATGTATTAAGAACTTTGATTGATGAAGACATTCCGCTCAATGATGGCTTTTTGCGCCCGATCATACTTAATATACCTAAAGATAGTTTTTTGAACCCGAGCTACCCAGCCGCTGTTGTTGCAGGCAATGTTGAAACATCACAATGTATTACGGATGCAATTTATGGGGCGTTGAATATTCAGGCGGCATCACAGGGCACAATGAATAATCTGACATTCGGCAATGAGCACTATCAATATTATGAGACGATTGGCGGCGGAACGGGCGCGGGCCCAGGCTATTCAGGAGTGGCCGCGATACACAGTCATATGACTAATTCACGTCTGACTGACCCTGAAATATTAGAGCTACGTTACCCAGTGCGCCTGGAAGTTTTTGCAATTCGGGAAAATAGTGGGGGTTGTGGTGAATATTCTGGGGGTGGTGGTATGATACGTCAGATTCGGTTTTTACAGGGTATGCAGCTCTCAATTTTAGCCAATCGGCGCAAGGTTGCTCCTTATGGCCTTGGTGGCGGTCAGTCAGGACGGGTTGGCCAGCAGTGGATAAAGAGAGAAAATGGTCAGAGTGAGAGATTGCCTTCGACCTGTTGCATTGAAATGAAATCGGGTGATATTTTTAGGATTGAGACCCCAGGTGGGGGCGGCTATGGTGAGCCTGTTAAAAAGAATGGATAA
- the bioC gene encoding malonyl-ACP O-methyltransferase BioC — translation MNFPSDSSYHLDKELVRQAFNSAAPHYDEAAVLQHEIAERLLDRLDFLRVSPEQIYDIGAGTGYLSRGLAARYSDAHITSLDLAHAMLQQAHQNFDVDHATRQSVICGDAESLPLATNSSDMLFSSSTIQWCNDLKQAFTEFSRVLKPEGLIMFSTFGPDTLKELRQSWAEVDDEIHVNAFIDMHDIGDIMKDTGFKMVILDTEDITLTYETVTALMKDLKMIGAHNVNSGRSRALTTPAKIKKLMAAYEQFRNDDGRLPATYEVVYGHAWLANAEEQKQEANAPIHIPLEQFRRRLRNGGF, via the coding sequence ATGAATTTTCCATCTGACTCTTCCTATCACTTAGATAAGGAACTGGTACGTCAGGCATTTAATAGTGCCGCCCCCCATTATGATGAAGCGGCTGTATTGCAGCATGAAATTGCAGAGCGACTGCTTGATCGCCTGGATTTTTTACGTGTTTCACCTGAGCAGATTTATGATATTGGTGCAGGCACAGGGTATTTAAGTCGAGGTTTAGCTGCGCGCTATTCTGACGCACATATCACTTCACTCGATTTAGCACATGCGATGTTACAACAAGCACATCAAAATTTTGATGTTGATCACGCGACCAGACAATCTGTGATTTGTGGTGATGCAGAGTCGTTACCTTTGGCAACAAATAGCAGCGACATGTTGTTTTCCAGCTCGACAATTCAATGGTGCAACGATCTTAAACAAGCATTTACAGAATTTTCGCGGGTACTGAAACCTGAAGGTTTGATTATGTTCAGTACCTTTGGTCCTGATACGCTGAAAGAATTACGTCAGAGTTGGGCGGAAGTTGATGATGAAATTCATGTCAATGCATTTATTGATATGCATGATATTGGTGACATCATGAAAGATACTGGTTTCAAAATGGTGATTCTTGATACGGAAGACATTACGCTGACCTATGAAACTGTTACAGCACTCATGAAAGACCTGAAAATGATCGGTGCTCATAATGTGAATTCAGGTCGCTCACGAGCCTTGACAACTCCTGCAAAGATTAAAAAACTCATGGCAGCTTACGAACAATTTCGTAATGATGACGGTCGATTGCCTGCGACTTATGAAGTGGTATACGGTCATGCGTGGCTGGCTAATGCTGAGGAGCAAAAGCAAGAAGCGAATGCTCCCATCCATATTCCATTGGAACAGTTTCGACGACGTTTGCGAAATGGTGGGTTTTAA
- the bioH gene encoding pimeloyl-ACP methyl ester esterase BioH — protein sequence MGVVSGIYRKIFGKGFPVVLLHGWGGHSDLWDKVVDKLSENFQVTVIDLPGHGRSALQNSCYSLETIAEQVLDVAPDNAVWTGWSLGGIIAQYIAVNASERVHALSLVTSTPQFVSDSNWPCAVEPSVLVQFADALLEDEKAILNRFVALQVRGSINARETLRQLRAQLFKFGTPEVTALKGGLSILQTANLRPDLKNISCPVQMIFGEHDQLVPASVGTAVQPLLANVRIDVLSGAGHVPFISHPAEFLLTITDFLNEFSI from the coding sequence ATGGGAGTTGTATCTGGTATTTACAGGAAAATCTTTGGAAAAGGTTTTCCTGTCGTCTTGCTTCATGGTTGGGGAGGGCACTCTGATCTTTGGGATAAGGTCGTTGACAAATTGAGCGAAAATTTCCAAGTAACGGTGATTGATTTGCCAGGGCATGGTCGCAGTGCATTGCAGAATTCATGCTATTCATTGGAAACAATTGCAGAGCAAGTGCTGGATGTTGCACCCGATAATGCAGTCTGGACAGGGTGGTCTTTAGGCGGCATTATTGCTCAATATATTGCAGTTAATGCGTCTGAGCGTGTGCATGCGTTATCACTGGTGACAAGTACACCGCAGTTTGTCAGTGACAGTAATTGGCCGTGTGCAGTGGAACCTTCGGTATTAGTTCAGTTTGCGGATGCTTTGCTTGAAGATGAAAAGGCGATATTAAATCGTTTTGTTGCACTGCAAGTTCGTGGTTCTATTAATGCTCGTGAGACATTGCGGCAACTGCGTGCCCAGTTGTTTAAATTTGGTACGCCTGAAGTCACCGCGCTGAAAGGCGGCCTTTCTATCTTGCAAACAGCAAATTTGCGACCGGATTTAAAAAATATAAGCTGTCCAGTTCAAATGATTTTTGGTGAGCATGACCAATTGGTTCCTGCTTCAGTAGGCACAGCAGTGCAACCACTATTAGCCAATGTTAGAATTGATGTTTTGAGCGGTGCTGGCCATGTGCCTTTTATCTCACACCCTGCTGAATTTCTTCTCACCATAACGGACTTTTTGAATGAATTTTCCATCTGA